The nucleotide sequence AATAATTCCACAAAATGAAGTGTCATGTCCATTGCTTTTTATTAAACAACTTCTTTTCGCAATCCTTGAAAATCCTTCCTTTTTTAATATATTTGCCCATAAATTATTAGAGAAAAACTAATCTCATAACTAAGCCAAATCATCAGAATAAAAAATAATTTAATTTTGAAAATTCAGGAGCTAAATGAAAAAAATAGGAATATTATTCGGGCAGGAAACTACTTTTCCACCTGCATTTGTTGAAAGAGTAAACTCAAAAAATGAGTCCGCCAAAGGCGGAGGAATTACCGCTGAGTTTGTTAAAATTGATAAAGTAATTCAGGGCGACCCAAGCGGATATGATGTTATCATCGACAGAATTTCACAGGACGTTCCTTTCTACAGAGCTTTCCTGAAAAATGCTGCATTGAATGGAACTGCAGTAATCAACAATCCTTTCTGGTGGAGTGCAGACGAAAAGTTTTTCAACAATGCATTGATGACAAAGATGGATGTTGCTGTACCAAAAACTGTATTGCTTCCATCAAACCAGCATCCTGATGATACAAACGCAAACTCATTCAGAAATCTTGATTATCCGTTGAACTGGGATGCAATGTTCAGCTATGTTGGATTTCCTGCTTACTTCAAACCGTTTGCTGGTGGTGGCTGGAAAAATGTTTATCGTCTGGAATCGCCCGATGATTTTTTCAAAGCGTACAATGAAACTGGTCAGCTTGTGATGATGCTTCAGGAAGAAATAAAATTCACAGAATATTTCAGATGTTATGCTCTCGATAGAAAAGATTTTCACATTATGCGTTATGATCCAAAACAGCCTCATCATTTAAGATATGTAATAAATCCGAAACCGATTGATAAAACATTATTAGAAAAGTTGAATAAGTCAATAACAACAATTAGTAATGCACTTGGATATGATTTTAATACAATTGAGCTTGCAGTGAGGGATGGAATTCCTTATGCAATCGATTTCTGTAATCCTGCACCTGATGCGGATAAAAATTCTGTCGGTGAAGAAAATTTCAACTGGATAGTTGAAGCTGCTGCAAACATGGCAATACGAAGAGCAAAAGCTCACAAAGCTGGTCAGAATAATTTAACATGGGGAACATTTATAAAATCATTTGCTACTAATACTCCTTTAAGTGAAAGTTAAGGTGAAATAATTTTATGGCAGAAGCCGGATTGTTTACGCTCGGTGTTGAAGAAGAATTTCAGATCGTTGATCCGAATACCGGCGAACTGAAATCACACATACAACAGATAATTGAAGAAGGTAAAATAATTCTTGCCGAAAAAGTAAAAGCTGAAATGCATCAATCTGTTGTTGAAATCGGTACTGATATTTGTAAAGATATTCACGATGCAAGAAATCAGGTAACAAAACTCCGCCAGGAATTAGCAAAGCTTGCTGCAAAAAATAATTTAAGAATTGCTGCAGCCGGAACTCATCCTTTTTCACACTGGAAAGATCAAAAGATAACTGAACATCCGCGATATCAGGAAATAATAACCAATTATCAGCAGGTTGCACGGGCGAATTTAATTTTCGGTCTTCACGTACACGTTGGTATTGATGACAGAGAAATTGCTATTCACGTTATGAATGCTGCCAGATATTTTCTTCCACATATATTTGCTTTATCAACAAACTCACCTTTCTGGCTGGGAAGAAATACCGGATTTAAATCTTACCGAAGCAAAGTTTTTGATCGTTTTCCAAGAACAGGAATACCGGATTACTTCGGAAGCATAGCTGAGTACGACAATTATGTAAAGCTTCTGGTAAAAACAAAATGTATTGACGATGCAAAAAAAATCTGGTGGGATATTCGTCTGCATCCATATTTCAACACACTGGAATTTCGTATCTGCGATATTCCAATGAGAATCGATGAAACAATTTGTCTTGCAGCAATTATGCAGGCTGTGGTTGCGAAACTGTACAAATTAATAAAACAGAATCTTGGTTTCAGATTGTACAGAAGAGCTTTAATTGCGGAAAATAAATGGCGTGCTGCACGTTATGGTATTCATGGAAAATTAATTGACTTTGGTAAGCAGGAAGAAGTTGACTTTAAATTTCTTGTCGGCGAACTTCTTGATTTTATTGATGATGTAGTTGATGAACTTGGTTCAAAAGAAGAGGTTCATTATGTTAAAAAGATTCTGGAAATGGGAACAGGTGCTGACCGTCAGTTAAAAGTATATGAGCAATCGGGTGATACAAAATCTGTAGTTGATTTTTTAATTCAGGAAACTCATATTGGGTTGTGATGCCCACACCTCCGAAGGAGTCCTTTGGACTAGCCTCTCCCAAAGGGAGAGGAATTAATTTTATTTTTTTCATAATTAAACTTTCTAAATGAACACAAATTTTTGCATAAAAGAATTAATTAAAATAACTCCCCTTCCCTTTGGGAAGGGGTTGGGGGTTAGGCTGTGATTAAAATTGCAACAATAGATCTCTATAATAATGAACGCAATGAAGGAATGCGGTGTATTAAGGAAATTGTTTCTGAAGCTAAAGCTAGGAATAATGAAATTGAAATATCTTATAAAGTTTTTGATACCAGATACAAAGATGAAGTTCCCGGAATTGAAAATGATATCTTCATTTCATCGGGCGGACCCGGAAGTCCGTTTGAAGGTGAAGGTACTCTGTGGGAAAAAGATTACTTCAACATTATTCAAAAAATCTGGGACCACAACCAATCTAATTCTGAAAGAAAGAAATATTTGTTCTTCATCTGTCATTCATTCCAGATGATGGGGAGATTTTTCAAATTCGGTACAGTTAATCAGCGTCATTCAAAATCATTTGGAGTGATGCCATTCACATTAACTGATGAAGGAAAATCTGATCTGATATTTTCTGGACTATCAAATCCATTTTATGCTGCCGATATTCGTCAGTTTCAGGTTGTTAATCCAAATAAAACAGTTATTGATGAACTTGGAGCGAAAATTCTATCGTACGAAATTGTTGATGATAACGAACAAGCAAAACCTGCACTTGCTGCTGTGAGAATTTCATCTGAGATTGTCGGCACTCAATTTCATCCTGAAGCTGACCCGGAAAGTATGCTATATCATTTCAAACAGGATGAAAGAAAGAAACAGGTTGTTGAAAAGTACGGTGAGGAAAGATATTTCGGGATGATAAAAATTCTTGAACGGCCTGATACGATTAAAAAAACAAGAATGACTGTCCTTCCGTCATTTCTGAAAAATGCGATTGAAGAGTTAAGCAAAGTCATGGTGAAGTAAATACAAGTATGTCATTGCGATCCGGCAGCTACCGGATCGCAATGACAGCATAAAGAGAAATATGATACCAGAACTACGCAAAAAATTCAACCAGGAATTCACTCAAAAAAAGTATGATGCTTTCCTTAAAGACATTAATACTTCATTAAAGTATCCGTCTGACTTTCGTATTTCTGAAACTCCCCTTTTCTTAAGTGATGAACTCATAGCAAAACTTTTGAAAGCCTGCAACGAACTCTGCATGCAAGTAACGAGTTCTGAATTCAAGGTGAAGATGAGAGACGCTGTTCCTCCACATCTGAATATTCCGGGAGAAACTGACCATCCTGAATTATTTGTTTTTGATTTTGCAATCTGCAAAAATGAAAAAGATGGATTTTATCCGAAGCTGATTGAGCTTCAGGGATTTCCGACTCTGTATGGATATCAATATTTCCTCGAAAGAAAAATCAGAAATCATTTTGATATTCCTGAAAACTTTACAACATACTTCAACGGAATTACACCAGAGAAATATATTGAAATGCTTCGCGAAGTAATCGTTGCTGATGCTGATCCTGCAAATGTTATTTTACTGGAAATAGAACCTGAGAAACAAAAAACGAGAATTGATTTCGCTGCAACAGAAAAGTTAATTGGTGTTAGTGAAGTCTGTATATCAGATTTGATCAAACGTGGGAATAAATTGTTCTACAAAAAAAATAAAAAAGAAATTCCGATTGAAAGAATCTACAACCGCGTAATATTTGATGAACTCAGCAGGACCGAAAAGAATTTCAATTTTGATTTGCAAGAAGAACTGAACGTTACCTGGGTTCCTCACCCGAACTGGTTTTATAAAATAAGCAAGTATTCACTGCCGGTACTTAAAGGTGAGTACGTTCCGAAATGTTTTTACCTGCGTAATCTCACTACTTATCCTGCTGATCTGGAAAATTATGTTTTAAAACCGCTCTTCTCTTTTGCCGGACTCGGAGTTAAAGTTGATGTAACAAAACAAATGCTCGATGAAATAAAAGATCCTGAAAATTATATTCTGCAGGAAAAAGTTGAATACGCTCCGTTGATTGAAACTCCCGACGAAAAAGCCAAAGTTGAAATAAGGATGATGTATTTGTATGATAAAGTACCAATACTTGTCAATAATTTAATAAGACAAAGTAAAGGAAAGATGATGGGAGTTGATTTCAATAAAAACAAAACCTGGGTTGGCGGCAGTGCCGCGCTGCATAAAATGTAGTTGTGTGAATTACACAAACTCAATTCCTCAGAGTGTTATTTTGCTGTAAAGGAATTGGGTTTGTTTCTATCCTTCATCTTCCAAATCAATTTATTATATTTACACACAAATCTCCGGCTATTCTGTTTGTTTTTTCTATTACACCAGACGGAATATTTATTCACAGGATTTTTAATTCAATAAAATGTTAAAATTTGATTTTCACATATCAAAAGCGGCAAGAGAAAAATACGAGCTTGAGCAATCGCTATTCTCGGTTACCGGAAAAGTAATTCTTGCAGATTATCAGCAGTCACGGATTCTTTCGGAAAAAATAAATTCAAAAAGAAGAGAAGAAGGAAATGACCAATTCGTGACCGCGGGACAGATAAATGCACTCGGTTTGCTTCACGAAATATTCCATTTATTAATGAGAAAGTATGAAGAAAGTGACAATCCCGGAGTTTTCGGAAAAGCAATCATACATCTAAAAAACGAAATCAGTGAAACCGGATTTGAAAAAACTATTCTGGCATTTGTTGAAGAATTCCCTCCACTGTCAGTCTATAATAAAATAATTACTTCCGAAGAATATTTGAGAAGGAACACTTCGGGTAAACCAAATAAAGAAATTATTCTTGAGGAAATAATTCTTCTTTATATGGAAAACAGTAATCCTGCTGCTTCAAATCTTCGTGAATTGTATGCTGATGATAATCTTTCTCTTAAAACAAATTACAAACAGTTGATTGAAAAAACAGAAAAGTTTTTTGATAATGAAATTCCAACAAGACTGGGTGGACTTCCTCTCTTCAAACTTTTGCGAAAACCGATTTCATCAAATCCGTTTGATCTTGAAAAGCAGCTTGATTTTGTCAGAACTGAATGGGGTGCATATCTGGGTGATGATCTTCTAAACAGACTTCTCCGCGGAGTTGATCTTATCAGGGAAGATTACAAACTATTCGTGCCTCACGGAGGCGGCGAAAAAGGAACTCCTCCCGTACCAACTTATGATGAAGATCTTGAAAGATTAAGAATAATCAGGGATAAACTTTCTGCAGAGAAAAAACTTTCAGAAGATGAAAGACGATTTTATCTCGAGTATGAAAAATTCACTGAAGACGTTGGCTGGATCCCGGAAGTTGTGATGATAGCAAAGAATGTTTACGTGTGGCTGCATCAGCTTTCAATTAAATATAAAAGAGAAATTAAAAAACTCGATCAGATTCCCGATGAAGAACTTGATCAGCTTGCAAGATGGAATTTTAATGCTCTTTGGTTAATCGGAATCTGGGAGCGTAGTTCGGCTTCACAAAAAATAAAACATCTGACAGGAAACATCTCCGCAGTTTCGTCCGCGTACTCACTATATGATTATGTTATTGCAGAAGAACTTGGCGGCGAGCGGGCATTTCAGAATTTAAAAGACAGATCATGGGTGCGTGGAATCAGAATGGCAAGTGACATGGTTCCAAACCACATGGGAATATTTTCAAAATGGGTAATAGATAAACCAGATTATTTTCTTCAGAGAAATGAACCACCCTATCCAAATTATACCTTCAATGGACAGAATCTTTCTGAAGATGACAGAGTTGAAATCAGAATTGAAGATCAGTATTACAGCCGAAAGGATGCGGCTGTGGTTTTTCAAAGAAGAGACAGATATACAGGTTCGGTAAAATATATTTATCATGGCAATGATGGAACAAATATGCCATGGAATGACACCGCACAATTAAATCTTTTGAATCCTGAAGTTCGCGAATCACTGATTCAAACGATTATGCACGTAGCAAGAAAAACTCCGATCATCCGATTCGATGCAGCGATGACTCTTGCAAAAAAACATTATCAACGACTTTGGTTTCCTGCACCCGGTTCCGGTGGCGCAATTCCATCAAGAACAGATTATTCGATGACGATTGAAGAGTTCAATCGGATTATGCCAAATGAATTCTGGAGAGAAGTTGTTGATAGAATAAATTCAACTATGCCTAATGTTCTTCTGCTTGCTGAAGCATTCTGGCTGATGGAAAGTTATTTTGTCCGAACCCTCGGGATGCATCGAGTTTACAACAGTGCTTTTATGCATATGATGATGAAAGAAGAAAATGAAAAGTACCGGCAATTGATTATTAACACGCTTGAATTTAATCCGGAAATTCTGAAACGATATGTAAATTTTATGAGTAATCCCGATGAGGAAACGGCTATAAATCAATTCGGTAAAGGTGATAAATATTTTGGAGTTGCTGTAATGATGCTTACTATGCCCGGTTTACCGATGTTTGGTCACGGACAGATTGAAGGATTCTCAGAAAAATATGGGATGGAGTATAAGCAATCATATTATAAAGAAAACGCAGATGAACATCTTGTCTGGAGACATACTAAAGAATTATTTCCATTAATGAAGATGCGGTATCTTTTCAACCAGGTAGAAAATTTTGAGTTGTATGATTTTCTTGATAAGCATGGTGATGTTAATAATAGTGTTTATGCATTTAGCAACAAGTCAGGAAACGATTCAGCTCTGGTTCTTTACAACAATTCATATTTTGAAACTGAAGGAAGTATTATCTTTTCACATCCAAAAATGATATCAGGTAATGGAGGAATGAAAAGACCACATCATATAGCAGAATTGCTCAACTTCAAATCTTCAAAAGAATACTATTACATATATACAGATCACAGAACTCAACTTCAGTTTCTGTTATCAGGGAAAGAAATTGCTGAACAGGGATTTAAAATTCATTTGTTCGGATATCAGTACAGAGTTTGTCTGCAATTTCAAGAGATCTATGATGCTGAAAGAAAATTTGAAAAGCTATATACTCTTCTGAACGGAAAGGGAGTAACTTCGGTTGATGAAGCTTTGAAGGAAATGGAATTGCTTCCGCTTCATTTGAAGTATGAAAATTTCTTTTCTTACGATAACATGGAAAAAATAAGAATTTATCTTCTTCACAAACCTGATAAGAAAAAGAAAGATGAAGCTGTTGCATTGCCGGGTAAAATGGATAAAGAGCTTGATAATCTTGTAACTGAATTCAGTAATTACTTCGATAGTAAAACTAAACCGGATAAAGTGAAAAAGAATTTTCAGAAAGATCTTTCAAACAGCAGGAATTTCTTTCAACTATGGATTGCTCAGAACAATCGAAAAAATGCAGCTAAATGGATGAAAAGTTGTGATGAAATTCTTCCGGTGAACAGTAAAATTGAAAAAAGGAAAGAGTATTTAACTTTCGTTAATGTATTGCTGCTGAAACAACTCTTCGTTAAAAAGTCCGATCATCAAAAAATAAAAAAACTCTTTGACGAACTTTTATTTTCAAAACCAATTAAAAATCTTTTTCAAAAGCAGGTTAACGGTTCTAGTTTTCATCTGACAACAGAACTTATTAAAGTTTTAATATCATCTTTCCTGTTCGAAAAGCAAAAACGAATTGTATCACCAGACGACAAAAAGACAAAAGTGACAGTTAAATCTGACCTGAACAAAAACAATTTTCTGCCTTTGATTAAAGTATTGCTTGGCGAGAATATTGTTCATAATTTTCTTCGTGTAAATGAGTTTGAAGGTAAAACATATTTTAATAAGGAAAATTTTGAGGAACTTGCAAAGTGGATACTTTTATTTCATCTGTTAGCTTTACAATCGAATTTAAACGATAATAAAGATAACAGCAGCAAGTTTAAAAAATCAGAGATCGAAAAAGAAATAATCAAAAATGTAAAAGATAATTTTGAAAAATATAATGAGCTTATAGCTAAAGCTGATGCAAACGGTTATGATTTTATCAAATTCAAATCTGAATTAGATAAAGCGCCGGACGAAAATGAAAAAGTAAAGAAACCAACTAAAAAAAGGAACAAGAAATGAAAAAGAATTTTTTGTGGGTGTGTATTTTAATTTGCATATCAGCTTTGAATATCAATGCTCAGTTTACTCAGCAGAATGCATTTCCTAATCTGTCATTCAACAGCCCAATATTTTTAACTGATGCAGGTGATAGTACCAACAGAATTTTTATCGTTGAACAATCAGGAAGAATCAAAGTATTTCCAAATTCATCCACCAGTTCTTCAGCAAAAGTATTTTTGAATATTACCGACAGAGTTACATCAGGTGGTGAGATGGGTTTATTAGGATTAGCATTTCATCCTGATTATAAAAACAATGGTTACTTTTATGTGAATTATACAACGGATGATCCGAATTTGAGAACAGTAATTTCACGTTTTCAGGTTACAAGCAACCCTGATTCAGCCGATAAGAACAGTGAGTTTGAAATTTTAACATTCAATCAGCCTTACCAGAATCATAATGGCGGATGGATTGGATTTGGACCAAATGATGGCTATCTGTATATCGCAGCAGGTGATGGCGGCTCTGGTAATGATCCTGATAATAATGGTCAGAGAATAAATACTATGCTGGGAAAAATTTTACGAATTGATGTAGATGGCGGAACTCCTTATGCTGTTCCGCAGACAAATCCATTTTATGACTCCACTAATGTAAATATTAAAAAAGAAATTTATGCATGGGGTATGCGAAATCCGTGGCGCTGCAGCTTTGATCCTGAAACCGGCTGGCTTTGGGCTGGCGATGTTGGTCAATATGCCTGGGAAGAAATTGATATAATCGAAAATGGAAAAAATTACGGCTGGCGCTGTTATGAAGGTAATCATACAAATATTATGTCAGGTTGTAATTATCCTGAATATATTTTCCCTATATGGGAATATGATCATAGTCCTGAATGTTCAATTACCGGCGGTTATGTTTACAGAGGTTCTACTGTCCCGGAACTTGAAGGAAAATATATTTATGGAGATTATTGCTCAAATAAAATCTGGGCATTGACTTATGATGGAATTAATCCAGCAACAAATCAATTATTGTTGACTACTTCCGGTGGACTTGGTTCTTTCGGTGTTGATGAAAATAAAGAACTTTACTGGACATCTTTTAATGGAAAAATTTATCGTTTTGTGCCAACAGTTACTTCGGTTGAAAATCAAATTAATCCTACTGAATATTCACTTGAACAGAATTATCCAAATCCATTCAACCCAACCACAATAATAAAGTATAATCTTCCTGAAGAGAGTGAAGTAACAATCCGTATTTATGATTCAATCGGGAAGGAAATTGATTCAATCACAGCCGGTATTCAACAGAAAGGTTCATATCAAAAAACCTGGAATGCAGAAAAATTTTCTTCCGGAGTTTATTTCGTTAAGATGACAGCAAAATCGCTTTCATCAAACAAAACATATTCTAAAGTAATCAAGATGTTATTTATGAAATAGAAAAAACTTTTAAAATCTATTTTTGTTTTTTGGCGATCTTTAGATCGCCTTTTTTATTTGTATCTTTAACAATAAAATTTTACCGGGAAAATGAAAATCTCAAATCACTTTTTAATCTTTGCTGTTTTGATACAATGTTGCTGCTCTTTTGCACAAACCTCAGAAACAAAAGATGACTTAAAAAAATTTTATGAACAATACAATGTCGCTGGTTCTTTTGTTCTTTATGATCAGAATAATGATGAATATATTTTTTATAATGAGTCCCAATTTACAACTCCATTTACTCCAGCCTCAACTTTTAAGATTTGTAATTCATTAATTGGTTTGGAAACAGGAGTTATAGAAGACGAAAATTATGTATTACCCTGGGATAGTTTGATGCGACGAATACCTGCGTGGAATCAGGATCAGGATTTAAAAACTGCATTCAAAAATTCAACTGTCTGGTACTACCAGGAACTCGCCAGAAGAGTTGGCGGTGAGCGAATGAAATACTGGTTAGATAAAACTGAGTACGGAAATACTGATACATCAGGTGGAATTGATCAGTTCTGGTTGACAGGTGGACTTCGGGTTTCTCCCGAACAGCAGATCTATTTTTTAAGAAAACTTCACGATAATAAGCTTCCCTTCTCTCAGCGATCCATTGATATAGTTAAAAAAATAATGATAACAAAAGAAACTCATGATTATATTGTTCGCGCAAAAACAGGCTGGGGTGATCAGGATAAATTAAATATTGGCTGGTATGTTGGTTATGTCGAGACAAAAGGCAATGTCTATTATTTTGCTAATTGTATCCAGTCATCCGATGACGATAATCCTGATTTTGCTAAAGCGAGAATTGAAATAGTTTACCGAATACTCGAAGAATTAAATTTGATTAGTAACTAAATAAATTACTATTATTATGTACGAGTATAAGACAAATGGATTCTTTGCACAGGTTACTGGTAAGATGGAGAACATCTGCCAAGAAGAATTAATTGAGCTTGGTGCAAAAGAAACAGAAGTCGCATATAAAGGAGTTTATTTCAAAGCCGATCTTCAAACTCTCTACAAAATTAATTACACATCAAGATTAGCATCGAGAATTCTTGCACCATTAATTACTTTTCCTTGCAGAAGTACAGATTATTTATATCAGAAATCAAAAAAAATTCACTGGGAAGATTTTTGTTCTCTAAAAAAAACATTTTCTATCAGCGCTTCTGTTTCCAATAGCAGAATCAATAACTCGCTCTACGCATCTCAATGTTTGAAAGACGGTATCGCAGATTATTTCAGATCAAAAAACGGAAAACGTCCTGATGTTGAAGTTGTTAATCCTGATGTACGCTTCAACTTACACATTGAAAAAGATACAGCCACAATAAGTTTAGATACTTCTGGTGAATCACTTCACAAAAGAGGATACAGGCTTCTTGCTGGTGAGGCTCCGATGCAGGAAACTCTTGCAGCAGCAATAATAAGAATCAGTAAATGGGATGGTCAAAATACTCTGTACGATCCAATGTGCGGTTCAGGAACGATTCTCTGTGAGGCATTGATGCATTATTGCCGAATTCCTGCACAAGCGCTTCGAAAGAAATTTGGATTTTATAATTTACCCGAATTCAACCGTAATGAATGGAATAAAGTGAAAGCAGATTCCGACAGTAATGTTCGTCCATTATTAAAAAACATTATACGTGGAAGTGATAAATCGCCGGATGCTATAAAAATTGCCAGGAAAAATTTATCTCGTCTCCCCTATTCTGATGCAGTAGAACTTTCTTCAACATCATTTGATCAAATAAAAGAATTTGAGAGCGGAACACTAATAACAAATCCTCCTTATGGAATGCGGCTTGGTGAATCTGAGGAAGTACAAAATCTCTATAAAGTATTTGGTGATTTTCTTAAAACAAAATGTGCCGGAACTTCAGCTTTCATTTATACCGGAAATCCTGAGC is from Ignavibacteriota bacterium and encodes:
- a CDS encoding class I SAM-dependent RNA methyltransferase; translation: MYEYKTNGFFAQVTGKMENICQEELIELGAKETEVAYKGVYFKADLQTLYKINYTSRLASRILAPLITFPCRSTDYLYQKSKKIHWEDFCSLKKTFSISASVSNSRINNSLYASQCLKDGIADYFRSKNGKRPDVEVVNPDVRFNLHIEKDTATISLDTSGESLHKRGYRLLAGEAPMQETLAAAIIRISKWDGQNTLYDPMCGSGTILCEALMHYCRIPAQALRKKFGFYNLPEFNRNEWNKVKADSDSNVRPLLKNIIRGSDKSPDAIKIARKNLSRLPYSDAVELSSTSFDQIKEFESGTLITNPPYGMRLGESEEVQNLYKVFGDFLKTKCAGTSAFIYTGNPELRKFIGLKTTKRIPLDNGKLEGLLLQIDSYKGSKKKKYQQTFDKNV
- the blaOXA gene encoding class D beta-lactamase is translated as MKISNHFLIFAVLIQCCCSFAQTSETKDDLKKFYEQYNVAGSFVLYDQNNDEYIFYNESQFTTPFTPASTFKICNSLIGLETGVIEDENYVLPWDSLMRRIPAWNQDQDLKTAFKNSTVWYYQELARRVGGERMKYWLDKTEYGNTDTSGGIDQFWLTGGLRVSPEQQIYFLRKLHDNKLPFSQRSIDIVKKIMITKETHDYIVRAKTGWGDQDKLNIGWYVGYVETKGNVYYFANCIQSSDDDNPDFAKARIEIVYRILEELNLISN
- a CDS encoding GMP synthase codes for the protein MIKIATIDLYNNERNEGMRCIKEIVSEAKARNNEIEISYKVFDTRYKDEVPGIENDIFISSGGPGSPFEGEGTLWEKDYFNIIQKIWDHNQSNSERKKYLFFICHSFQMMGRFFKFGTVNQRHSKSFGVMPFTLTDEGKSDLIFSGLSNPFYAADIRQFQVVNPNKTVIDELGAKILSYEIVDDNEQAKPALAAVRISSEIVGTQFHPEADPESMLYHFKQDERKKQVVEKYGEERYFGMIKILERPDTIKKTRMTVLPSFLKNAIEELSKVMVK
- a CDS encoding alpha-amylase — protein: MLKFDFHISKAAREKYELEQSLFSVTGKVILADYQQSRILSEKINSKRREEGNDQFVTAGQINALGLLHEIFHLLMRKYEESDNPGVFGKAIIHLKNEISETGFEKTILAFVEEFPPLSVYNKIITSEEYLRRNTSGKPNKEIILEEIILLYMENSNPAASNLRELYADDNLSLKTNYKQLIEKTEKFFDNEIPTRLGGLPLFKLLRKPISSNPFDLEKQLDFVRTEWGAYLGDDLLNRLLRGVDLIREDYKLFVPHGGGEKGTPPVPTYDEDLERLRIIRDKLSAEKKLSEDERRFYLEYEKFTEDVGWIPEVVMIAKNVYVWLHQLSIKYKREIKKLDQIPDEELDQLARWNFNALWLIGIWERSSASQKIKHLTGNISAVSSAYSLYDYVIAEELGGERAFQNLKDRSWVRGIRMASDMVPNHMGIFSKWVIDKPDYFLQRNEPPYPNYTFNGQNLSEDDRVEIRIEDQYYSRKDAAVVFQRRDRYTGSVKYIYHGNDGTNMPWNDTAQLNLLNPEVRESLIQTIMHVARKTPIIRFDAAMTLAKKHYQRLWFPAPGSGGAIPSRTDYSMTIEEFNRIMPNEFWREVVDRINSTMPNVLLLAEAFWLMESYFVRTLGMHRVYNSAFMHMMMKEENEKYRQLIINTLEFNPEILKRYVNFMSNPDEETAINQFGKGDKYFGVAVMMLTMPGLPMFGHGQIEGFSEKYGMEYKQSYYKENADEHLVWRHTKELFPLMKMRYLFNQVENFELYDFLDKHGDVNNSVYAFSNKSGNDSALVLYNNSYFETEGSIIFSHPKMISGNGGMKRPHHIAELLNFKSSKEYYYIYTDHRTQLQFLLSGKEIAEQGFKIHLFGYQYRVCLQFQEIYDAERKFEKLYTLLNGKGVTSVDEALKEMELLPLHLKYENFFSYDNMEKIRIYLLHKPDKKKKDEAVALPGKMDKELDNLVTEFSNYFDSKTKPDKVKKNFQKDLSNSRNFFQLWIAQNNRKNAAKWMKSCDEILPVNSKIEKRKEYLTFVNVLLLKQLFVKKSDHQKIKKLFDELLFSKPIKNLFQKQVNGSSFHLTTELIKVLISSFLFEKQKRIVSPDDKKTKVTVKSDLNKNNFLPLIKVLLGENIVHNFLRVNEFEGKTYFNKENFEELAKWILLFHLLALQSNLNDNKDNSSKFKKSEIEKEIIKNVKDNFEKYNELIAKADANGYDFIKFKSELDKAPDENEKVKKPTKKRNKK
- a CDS encoding carboxylate-amine ligase; the protein is MAEAGLFTLGVEEEFQIVDPNTGELKSHIQQIIEEGKIILAEKVKAEMHQSVVEIGTDICKDIHDARNQVTKLRQELAKLAAKNNLRIAAAGTHPFSHWKDQKITEHPRYQEIITNYQQVARANLIFGLHVHVGIDDREIAIHVMNAARYFLPHIFALSTNSPFWLGRNTGFKSYRSKVFDRFPRTGIPDYFGSIAEYDNYVKLLVKTKCIDDAKKIWWDIRLHPYFNTLEFRICDIPMRIDETICLAAIMQAVVAKLYKLIKQNLGFRLYRRALIAENKWRAARYGIHGKLIDFGKQEEVDFKFLVGELLDFIDDVVDELGSKEEVHYVKKILEMGTGADRQLKVYEQSGDTKSVVDFLIQETHIGL
- a CDS encoding T9SS type A sorting domain-containing protein; translated protein: MKKNFLWVCILICISALNINAQFTQQNAFPNLSFNSPIFLTDAGDSTNRIFIVEQSGRIKVFPNSSTSSSAKVFLNITDRVTSGGEMGLLGLAFHPDYKNNGYFYVNYTTDDPNLRTVISRFQVTSNPDSADKNSEFEILTFNQPYQNHNGGWIGFGPNDGYLYIAAGDGGSGNDPDNNGQRINTMLGKILRIDVDGGTPYAVPQTNPFYDSTNVNIKKEIYAWGMRNPWRCSFDPETGWLWAGDVGQYAWEEIDIIENGKNYGWRCYEGNHTNIMSGCNYPEYIFPIWEYDHSPECSITGGYVYRGSTVPELEGKYIYGDYCSNKIWALTYDGINPATNQLLLTTSGGLGSFGVDENKELYWTSFNGKIYRFVPTVTSVENQINPTEYSLEQNYPNPFNPTTIIKYNLPEESEVTIRIYDSIGKEIDSITAGIQQKGSYQKTWNAEKFSSGVYFVKMTAKSLSSNKTYSKVIKMLFMK